A region of Lycium barbarum isolate Lr01 chromosome 1, ASM1917538v2, whole genome shotgun sequence DNA encodes the following proteins:
- the LOC132641846 gene encoding TMV resistance protein N-like, with product MYACREIALLKHWPSTRQISRVLIWRSCRGGRTLYVTQPLYQDGMFAKLPMATEKHLVGIEARIGGVESLLGVGSGGVRFLGIWGMGGVGKTTIARKLYDKISHQFQRSCFLEKVRDESKMNGLKHLQRTLLSRISNGKSVEIQGVFEGASRIKDNLCLGNVLIVFDDVDDEHQLENLVGMPDWYADGSRIIITTRDSDLLCENSQLYPVSELSKQEALELFSLHAFQKRSPDIEFLNLSKSVVDYAKGLPLALKVLGSFLYKRGVTEWRSTLDRLKDTGNKDVIEQLRLSLDGLTPKDKNIFLDVACFFRGKREDYVIEILKSFGLNPEIGIAVLAKRSLLYISEGRIEMHDLIEQMGQQVARDGEQDMPWNHTRLWHEKDIKTVFSINQRAESVRGIAVPTGLDRHICKFSKAFRNMPCLRLLMVKGEEVRRHDPIAEPIKHLPSSLIWLDWRYYTFESLPANFEPENLVALKMTFSSLVQLCKEPKEFDKLTILNLSFSESLLSTPNFSDIPHLRRVVLKGCVSLVKVDPSIGNLKKLIFLDMENCKNVELLSSSIQMESLESFNLSGCEKLETFQEIRGKMDLLSELLLGRTAIGELPSSIGRLNGVSLLDLHSCKNLVTLPTNVSEMRKLRILNLKGCSKLEIFPESLVDLQQLEELYAGNTAILQLPDSIRNFSKLEVLSLRRGNKCQFSGSLILPSSFGDLHTLRSLDLSGCCLSGDEVNALILLPYLLELNLSRNKFTSLPDGISRLCRLQYLNITCCQKLKGLPKLPSSIEELYADDFLAKQSTKELQMYLRLNLVSFTSYRFDQPSYKEKSSGSSVLDEIFCLFLSNNMDDVLIPSLNSDHRVSCSIVFPGAAIPTWFKHQSTKQTISFELPKDWYNDEFEGFAICCVTLMGAGFFDPDSGLSGKYDYTFIKAKLIHNNTVLEKECKVGTVSRTYGWCVCFTCIPLYSSLQASGAADVKNLNQYRLFEASIPGRIVRQWGVQLIYKGNSQFYRNRRSLQRLIGIQSNFAAL from the exons ATGTACGCATGTAGAGAAATAGCTTTGCTAAAGCACTGGCCAAGCACGAGGCAGATCTCAAGGGTACTGATTTGGAGAAGTTGCAGAGGTGGAAGGACGCTCTACGTGACGCAGCCATTATATCAGGATGGGATGTTCGCAAAACTGCCAATGG CTACCGAAAAGCATTTAGTGGGAATCGAAGCTCGAATTGGTGGAGTGGAGTCGCTGTTGGGAGTTGGATCAGGCGGTGTTCGTTTTCTCGGAATCTGGGGCATGGGTGGCGTGGGGAAGACAACTATTGCTAGAAAACTTTATGACAAGATTTCTCATCAGTTTCAGAGGTCTTGTTTTCTTGAAAAAGTTCGAGATGAATCAAAGATGAATGGGCTGAAGCACTTGCAGAGAACACTCCTTTCAAGAATCTCAAATGGTAAATCAGTTGAAATACAAGGTGTTTTTGAAGGAGCGAGCAGGATTAAAGATAATCTTTGTCTCGGGAATGTCTTAATTGTTTTTGATGACGTGGATGATGAGCACCAATTGGAGAATTTAGTTGGAATGCCTGACTGGTATGCTGATGGTAGTAGAATCATTATAACAACTAGAGACAGTGATTTACTTTGTGAAAACAGCCAATTATATCCTGTCTCTGAATTGTCTAAGCAGGAGGCTCTTGAACTTTTTAGTTTGCATGCCTTTCAGAAACGATCGCCGGATATAGAGTTTCTCAATCTCTCCAAGTCCGTAGTAGATTATGCTAAAGGCTTACCCTTAGCTCTTAAGGTCCTGGGAAGTTTTCTCTACAAACGAGGTGTAACTGAGTGGAGAAGTACTTTAGATAGACTCAAAGACACTGGGAACAAAGATGTTATTGAGCAGCTCCGCCTGAGTCTAGATGGATTGACCCCCAAAGACAAGAATATATTTCTTGATGTTGCTTGTTTCTTTAGAGGAAAAAGGGAAGATTATGTGATAGAAATACTAAAAAGTTTTGGTTTGAATCCAGAGATAGGAATAGCTGTCCTTGCTAAAAGATCACTTTTATATATTTCAGAAGGAAGGATTGAGATGCATGATTTGATAGAACAAATGGGTCAACAAGTGGCACGTGATGGTGAACAGGACATGCCATGGAATCACACTAGACTATGGCATGAAAAAGATATAAAAACTGTTTTTTCTATAAATCAG AGGGCAGAGTCAGTTAGAGGTATAGCTGTACCAACTGGCTTAGACCGACATATATGCAAGTTTAGCAAAGCTTTCAGAAACATGCCTTGTCTTAGGTTACTCATGGTCAAAGGGGAGGAAGTCCGACGGCATGATCCTATTGCTGAACCTATTAAGCATCTGCCCAGTAGCTTGATATGGCTTGATTGGAGATACTACACTTTTGAATCTCTTCCAGCAAATTTTGAACCAGAGAACCTTGTTGCGCTCAAAATGACTTTTAGTTCTCTTGTTCAACTTTGTAAGGAGCCAAAG GAATTTGACAAGTTGACAATCCTCAATTTAAGTTTTTCTGAGAGTTTACTCAGCACGCCCAATTTTTCAGATATCCCACATCTGCGGAGAGTTGTCCTGAAAGGTTGTGTTAGCTTGGTAAAG GTTGATCCATCCATAGGGAATCTTAAAAAGCTTATTTTTCTGGACATGGAAAACTGCAAAAATGTTGAGTTGTTATCAAGTAGTATTCAGATGGAATCTCTTGAAAGCTTTAACCTCTCTGGTTGTGAGAAACTAGAAACATTTCAAGAAATAAGGGGGAAAATGGACTTGCTATCAGAGCTCCTTTTAGGCCGTACCGCAATAGGGGAGCTGCCCTCATCAATAGGACGGCTAAATGGTGTCAGCTTGCTTGATTTGCATTCATGTAAGAACCTTGTAACACTCCCAACCAATGTTTCTGAGATGAGAAAGCTAAGAATTTTGAATCTTAAAGGCTGCTCAAAACTTGAAATCTTTCCAGAGAGCCTAGTTGATCTACAACAGCTGGAGGAGCTCTATGCTGGCAACACAGCCATTCTTCAACTACCAGATTCTATTCGAAACTTCAGCAAACTTGAAGTCCTGTCACTAAGAAGAGGAAATAAGTGCCAATTCTCTGGGAGTTTGATACTCCCATCTTCATTTGGTGATTTGCACACATTGAGAAGCTTAGATCTCAGTGGTTGTTGTTTATCTGGTGATGAAGTTAATGCTCTTATACTCTTGCCCTATTTATTGGAATTAAACCTGAGTAGAAATAAGTTTACTTCTTTACCTGACGGCATCAGTCGGCTTTGTCGACTTCAATATCTCAACATAACATGCTGTCAGAAACTGAAAGGACTTCCCAAACTTCCTTCAAGTATAGAGGAATTATATGCAGATGATTTTCTGGCCAAACAAAGTACTAAAGAGCTACAGATGTATCTGAGATTGAATTTGGTCTCCTTCACCAGTTATAGATTTGATCAACCATCTTATAAAGAAAAGAGCAGTGGAAGCTCAGTTTTGGATGAGATCTTCTGTTTGTTTCTCTCAAACAATATGGATGATGTGCTCATCCCTTCCCTTAACTCTGATCACCGTGTAAGTTGCTCTATTGTCTTTCCTGGAGCTGCAATTCCCACGTGGTTTAAACATCAAAGTACTAAGCAAACGATCTCGTTTGAACTGCCCAAGGATTGGTACAATGATGAGTTTGAGGGCTTTGCTATATGCTGTGTGACCCTCATGGGAGCAGGTTTCTTTGATCCTGATTCGGGGCTGTCAGGGAAGTATGACTATACATTCATCAAAGCCAAATTGATACACAATAATACAGTGCTAGAGAAAGAATGTAAAGTGGGCACGGTATCCAGAACTTATGGCTGGTGTGTTTGCTTTACCTGCATACCATTGTATTCTTCGCTGCAGGCATCTGGCGCAGCAGACGTTAAGAACCTTAACCAGTATCGCCTATTTGAGGCATCTATCCCGGGGCGCATTGTGAGACAATGGGGAGTTCAGTTGATCTACAAGGGTAATAGCCAATTTTATCGTAATCGCCGCAGTCTACAGAGGTTGATTGGAATTCAATCAAACTTTGCTGCATTATGA
- the LOC132615654 gene encoding disease resistance protein RPV1-like, giving the protein MHEVLHYTFESLPANFEPENLVALKMTFSSLVQLCKEPKEFDKLTILNLSFSESLLSTPNFSDIPHLRRVVLKGCVSLVKVDPSIGNLKKLIFLDMENCKNVELLSSSIQMESLESFNLSGCEKLETFQEIRGKMDLLSELLLGRTAIGELPSSIGRLNGVSLLDLHSCKNLVTLPTNVSEMRKLRILNLKGCSKLEIFPESLVDLQQLEELYAGNTAILQLPDSIRNFSKLEVLSLRRGNKCQFSGSLILPSSFGDLHTLRSLDLSGCCLSGDEVNALILLPYLLELNL; this is encoded by the exons atgcacgaggtgttacactaCACTTTTGAATCTCTTCCAGCAAATTTTGAACCAGAGAACCTTGTTGCGCTCAAAATGACTTTTAGTTCTCTTGTTCAACTTTGTAAGGAGCCAAAG GAATTTGACAAGTTGACAATCCTCAATTTAAGTTTTTCTGAGAGTTTACTCAGCACGCCCAATTTTTCAGATATCCCACATCTGCGGAGAGTTGTCCTGAAAGGTTGTGTTAGCTTGGTAAAG GTTGATCCATCCATAGGGAATCTTAAAAAGCTTATTTTTCTGGACATGGAAAACTGCAAAAATGTTGAGTTGTTATCAAGTAGTATTCAGATGGAATCTCTTGAAAGCTTTAACCTCTCTGGTTGTGAGAAACTAGAAACATTTCAAGAAATAAGGGGGAAAATGGACTTGCTATCAGAGCTCCTTTTAGGCCGTACCGCAATAGGGGAGCTGCCCTCATCAATAGGACGGCTAAATGGTGTCAGCTTGCTTGATTTGCATTCATGTAAGAACCTTGTAACACTCCCAACCAATGTTTCTGAGATGAGAAAGCTAAGAATTTTGAATCTTAAAGGCTGCTCAAAACTTGAAATCTTTCCAGAGAGCCTAGTTGATCTACAACAGCTGGAGGAGCTCTATGCTGGCAACACAGCCATTCTTCAACTACCAGATTCTATTCGAAACTTCAGCAAACTTGAAGTCCTGTCACTAAGAAGAGGAAATAAGTGCCAATTCTCTGGGAGTTTGATACTCCCATCTTCATTTGGTGATTTGCACACGTTGAGAAGCTTAGATCTCAGTGGTTGTTGTTTATCTGGTGATGAAGTTAATGCTCTTATACTCTTGCCCTATTTATTGGAATTAAACCTGTAG